In the genome of Ensifer adhaerens, one region contains:
- a CDS encoding Transglycosylase SLT domain-containing protein, producing the protein MPAAPHQPAVGGRITLRRAALLLLSGLILAAPGASPAAAQQAPAERPSRSDPYGAFIAEAAQRFGVPEAWIRAVMRVESAGDVRAISSAGAMGLMQIMPATWAELRVRHRLGGNPYDPRDNILAGAAYLRDMHNRYGSPGFLAAYNAGPGRYEEYLAGRPLPSETRAYVATLAPTVGGGELAGPVVVAVADPLAWTRAPLFVVQPAGSGPAAPVQSEGAPSDVTATAPPRDQGPAASHTDGLFVARNVPGGPR; encoded by the coding sequence ATGCCCGCCGCGCCCCATCAGCCTGCCGTCGGAGGGAGGATCACCCTCCGACGCGCAGCCCTCCTTCTCCTTTCCGGCCTGATCCTCGCCGCGCCCGGGGCAAGCCCAGCCGCCGCACAGCAGGCGCCCGCCGAGCGGCCGTCGCGCAGTGATCCTTATGGCGCTTTCATCGCCGAGGCGGCGCAGAGGTTCGGCGTCCCCGAAGCGTGGATTCGCGCCGTCATGCGCGTCGAAAGCGCTGGCGACGTGCGCGCCATCTCATCGGCCGGGGCGATGGGCCTCATGCAGATCATGCCCGCCACATGGGCCGAACTGCGCGTCCGCCATCGGCTCGGCGGCAATCCCTACGACCCTCGCGACAACATTCTGGCGGGCGCTGCGTATCTGCGCGACATGCACAATCGCTACGGATCGCCCGGCTTCCTGGCCGCCTACAACGCCGGTCCCGGCCGTTACGAAGAATATCTCGCCGGTCGGCCTTTGCCGTCTGAAACGCGCGCCTATGTCGCGACGCTCGCCCCCACTGTCGGCGGCGGAGAACTCGCCGGCCCCGTCGTGGTCGCGGTCGCCGATCCGCTCGCCTGGACGCGGGCGCCGCTCTTCGTCGTTCAGCCGGCTGGCAGCGGGCCTGCCGCGCCGGTGCAGTCCGAAGGCGCGCCCAGTGACGTCACGGCGACCGCCCCGCCGCGCGATCAAGGCCCGGCGGCTTCGCACACCGATGGCCTTTTCGTCGCCCGCAATGTGCCTGGTGGTCCGCGATGA
- a CDS encoding Uncharacterized conserved protein, DUF736 family produces the protein MPVIGQFMRENDGFIGHLTTLSLHQDIIIVAAEPSEAENAPDYRVHVLDTMSNETGAEIGAGWKRTGEKAGEYVSLQLDDPTFEHPIRANLFQSADDKSAWGLHWNRPPKRGERD, from the coding sequence ATGCCCGTGATCGGTCAATTCATGCGCGAAAATGATGGCTTCATTGGCCACCTGACGACGCTGTCCTTGCATCAGGACATCATCATCGTCGCGGCCGAGCCGTCCGAAGCCGAGAACGCGCCGGACTACCGCGTCCATGTGCTCGACACCATGAGCAACGAGACCGGCGCGGAGATCGGCGCGGGCTGGAAGCGCACCGGCGAAAAGGCCGGCGAATATGTCTCGCTGCAGCTCGACGATCCGACCTTCGAACATCCGATCCGCGCTAACCTGTTCCAATCCGCCGACGACAAATCCGCCTGGGGCCTGCACTGGAATCGCCCGCCGAAGCGCGGCGAGCGGGACTGA
- a CDS encoding conjugative transfer signal peptidase TraF: MTRLSYAIVTTVAVSLLGVASIASFAPRLIWNASASTPVGFYTIDEPGPVAVTDLVAVDAPEPLATFLSDGGYLPHGVPLLKRVAALPGQRVCRTGLAITVDGLPMGDALDRDRRGRPLPIWQGCRLVADGELFLMNWQVRDSLDGRYFGPLPATAVIGRATPLYTDEDGDGRFVWRAPTR; the protein is encoded by the coding sequence ATGACCCGGCTCTCCTACGCCATCGTCACGACCGTGGCCGTGTCGCTTCTCGGAGTCGCCTCAATCGCTTCCTTCGCGCCGCGCCTGATCTGGAACGCCTCCGCCAGCACGCCGGTCGGCTTCTATACGATCGACGAACCCGGCCCGGTCGCCGTGACCGACCTGGTCGCGGTGGATGCTCCTGAACCACTCGCCACCTTCCTGTCCGATGGCGGCTACCTGCCGCATGGCGTGCCGCTTCTGAAGCGCGTCGCCGCGCTCCCGGGACAGCGGGTCTGCCGGACCGGGCTCGCCATCACCGTCGACGGATTGCCGATGGGCGATGCCCTCGACCGCGATCGTCGCGGCCGTCCTCTCCCGATCTGGCAGGGCTGCCGATTGGTCGCGGATGGCGAGCTGTTCCTGATGAACTGGCAAGTCCGCGACAGCCTCGACGGTCGCTACTTCGGGCCGCTTCCAGCCACCGCCGTGATCGGCCGGGCCACCCCTCTCTACACCGACGAGGACGGCGATGGCCGCTTCGTCTGGCGCGCGCCGACGCGGTGA
- a CDS encoding plasmid segregation centromere-binding protein ParG → MSERFPKRSFAARPADPESWIKAPERHAPRGQPAEDFSARLTIDVTADMRGRIKIAAFQRGQTVADMLRALFEREFPPPSGEGQ, encoded by the coding sequence ATGAGCGAGCGGTTCCCAAAGCGCAGCTTTGCGGCGCGTCCCGCTGATCCCGAAAGCTGGATCAAGGCACCCGAACGCCACGCACCTCGCGGTCAGCCCGCCGAGGACTTCTCGGCCCGGCTGACGATCGACGTCACCGCCGACATGCGCGGACGGATCAAGATCGCCGCCTTCCAGCGCGGCCAGACCGTCGCCGACATGCTGCGCGCGCTGTTCGAGCGCGAATTCCCACCCCCGTCAGGAGAAGGACAATGA
- a CDS encoding plasmid segregation oscillating ATPase ParF encodes MIVALLNQKGGVGKTTLALHLAGEWTRRGQRVTLIDADPQGSALDWSQQRSREGLERLFGVVGLARDTLHREAPELARDVDHVVIDGPPRVAGLMRSALLAADLVLIPVQPSPLDGWASAEMLTLLGEARIYRPQLAARFVLNRCAARTVLARETADTLADHDPPLLSTTIGQRIVFADVVQTGRLAAEQDEDCPGAREIAALAAEVARIGA; translated from the coding sequence ATGATTGTCGCGCTGCTCAACCAGAAGGGCGGCGTCGGCAAGACGACGCTCGCCCTGCACTTGGCAGGTGAATGGACTCGCCGTGGACAGCGCGTCACGCTGATCGACGCCGATCCGCAGGGCTCGGCGCTCGACTGGTCGCAGCAACGCAGCCGGGAGGGGCTGGAGCGGCTGTTCGGTGTTGTCGGCCTGGCGCGCGATACGCTCCACCGCGAAGCGCCGGAGCTGGCCCGCGACGTCGACCACGTCGTCATCGATGGACCGCCGCGTGTCGCCGGCTTGATGCGCTCGGCACTGCTCGCCGCCGATCTTGTGCTGATCCCGGTGCAGCCGTCGCCGCTCGATGGCTGGGCGTCGGCCGAGATGCTCACGCTGCTCGGCGAGGCGCGCATCTATCGCCCGCAGCTCGCCGCGCGCTTCGTGCTGAACCGCTGTGCGGCCCGCACGGTTCTGGCCCGCGAGACCGCCGATACGCTGGCGGATCACGACCCGCCCTTGCTCTCGACCACCATCGGCCAGCGCATCGTCTTCGCCGATGTCGTGCAGACCGGCCGGCTCGCCGCCGAGCAGGACGAGGATTGCCCCGGCGCGCGCGAGATCGCCGCGCTCGCGGCGGAAGTCGCGAGGATCGGCGCATGA
- a CDS encoding Plasmid replication initiator protein, translating into MSARHHSSEREQLDLFRALPGDLAPRDAQDLMAYPFFALGKSKRVAPIDFKTGSVVIRVEAVPEHGMATIWDADVLIWAASQIVEARDHGLRPSRLMATTPYEILQFIGRGVSLRDYDRLKAALDRLQSTTVATSIRQPTERRLHRFSWINEWKERADGKGRPLGLELIVPDWFYAAVLDDALVLTIDRNYFGLTGGLERWLYRLVRKHGGKQEFGWRFDFPHLHAKSGSLSPLKHFAYDLRDIVRRQPLPGYRLTIEQCLGGPEILSFKPIDPHALGIPRQRRRSTKRPGDKL; encoded by the coding sequence ATGTCGGCGCGCCATCACAGCAGCGAACGCGAGCAGCTCGATCTCTTTCGAGCGCTGCCCGGCGATCTCGCGCCGCGCGATGCGCAGGACCTGATGGCGTACCCGTTTTTCGCGCTCGGCAAGTCCAAGCGGGTGGCGCCCATCGACTTCAAGACCGGCTCCGTCGTCATCCGTGTCGAAGCGGTCCCCGAGCACGGCATGGCCACCATCTGGGATGCCGACGTGCTGATCTGGGCTGCGTCCCAAATCGTCGAGGCACGTGACCACGGATTGCGCCCATCGCGTCTGATGGCGACCACGCCCTACGAGATCCTTCAGTTCATCGGCCGCGGCGTTTCCCTCCGTGATTACGACCGGTTGAAAGCCGCGCTTGACCGGCTCCAGTCGACGACGGTGGCGACATCGATCCGTCAGCCGACAGAGCGGCGGCTGCATCGCTTCTCTTGGATCAACGAGTGGAAGGAGCGCGCCGACGGCAAAGGCCGGCCGCTCGGCCTCGAGCTGATCGTGCCGGACTGGTTCTACGCCGCCGTCCTCGACGATGCGCTCGTGCTGACGATCGACCGCAATTATTTCGGCCTGACCGGCGGCCTGGAGCGCTGGCTGTACCGCCTCGTGCGCAAGCACGGCGGCAAGCAGGAATTCGGCTGGAGATTCGATTTCCCGCATCTCCACGCCAAGTCCGGCAGCCTCTCGCCGCTCAAGCATTTCGCCTACGACCTGCGCGACATCGTGCGCCGCCAGCCGCTGCCGGGCTATCGCCTGACCATTGAGCAGTGCCTCGGCGGACCGGAAATCCTTTCCTTCAAACCCATCGATCCGCACGCGCTCGGCATCCCGCGCCAGCGCCGTCGCTCGACCAAGCGCCCTGGGGATAAGCTGTGA
- a CDS encoding transcriptional regulator, AlpA family, protein MAERAANLPPRYLRTQEAARLLGLSERTLEKHRTYGTGPTYRKLGGRVVYSVDDLQAWADRGLVTSTSDPRGGTVLPAKRQPSASASVGGRFPR, encoded by the coding sequence ATGGCCGAAAGAGCCGCCAATTTACCGCCACGATACCTGAGAACGCAGGAGGCGGCCCGCCTCCTCGGCCTGTCCGAGCGCACGCTCGAAAAGCACCGGACCTACGGGACTGGCCCGACCTACCGCAAGCTCGGCGGCCGCGTCGTTTACTCCGTCGACGACCTCCAGGCCTGGGCCGATCGCGGTCTCGTCACCTCGACCTCCGATCCGCGCGGCGGCACCGTGCTGCCCGCGAAGCGCCAGCCGTCCGCGTCCGCCAGCGTCGGCGGCCGTTTCCCGCGCTGA
- a CDS encoding Uncharacterized conserved protein, whose translation MRHQSDQITVNNILQFGCISRSGDIVTKDVFLDQPPAGAALTAYDEAHLKLYVRLLDADAEKADWREVVEVLFGLDAKAEPERAQRIYTTHLDRAKWMTKSGFCELLQGRLH comes from the coding sequence ATGCGTCATCAATCCGATCAAATCACGGTTAACAATATCCTCCAGTTTGGATGCATCTCGCGATCGGGGGATATTGTGACCAAAGACGTTTTTCTCGATCAGCCGCCGGCTGGGGCGGCATTGACCGCCTATGACGAGGCGCATCTGAAGCTGTACGTCCGGTTGCTGGATGCCGACGCTGAAAAAGCCGACTGGCGCGAAGTCGTCGAAGTCCTCTTCGGCCTCGATGCCAAGGCCGAACCGGAACGCGCTCAGCGTATCTACACCACTCATCTCGACCGCGCGAAATGGATGACGAAGAGCGGTTTTTGCGAGTTGCTTCAGGGCCGCCTGCACTGA
- a CDS encoding Helix-turn-helix, which yields MITARQFRAARALLGWTQETLADKARVSLTALKRLESTSGLEVFESTRDEVRRAFERAGIVFLNSDQGKGVLLVDAKKET from the coding sequence ATGATCACCGCCCGACAGTTTCGGGCCGCACGCGCGTTGCTGGGTTGGACACAGGAGACGCTCGCTGACAAGGCCCGGGTCTCATTGACCGCGCTCAAACGCCTCGAATCCACCAGTGGCCTCGAGGTTTTTGAGAGCACGCGCGATGAGGTGAGACGGGCTTTCGAACGCGCCGGCATCGTCTTCCTGAACTCCGATCAGGGCAAGGGAGTGCTGCTCGTTGATGCGAAGAAGGAAACCTGA
- a CDS encoding Uncharacterized conserved protein, DUF736 family: MATIGTFKKTGNNEFTGEIVTLSVQTKNVRIVPEARATGENAPSHRVFVGRAEIGAAWSKTSNEGRAYLGLKLDDPSFNAPIYANLFDDEEGETLSLIWSRPNGRRGD; encoded by the coding sequence ATGGCGACCATCGGCACCTTCAAGAAGACCGGCAACAACGAGTTCACCGGCGAAATCGTCACCCTCAGCGTCCAGACCAAGAATGTCCGCATCGTCCCCGAGGCCCGCGCCACCGGCGAGAACGCCCCCAGCCACCGCGTGTTCGTCGGCCGCGCCGAGATCGGCGCCGCCTGGTCTAAGACCTCCAACGAGGGCCGCGCCTATCTGGGCCTGAAGCTCGATGATCCCAGCTTCAACGCCCCGATCTACGCCAACCTCTTCGACGACGAGGAAGGGGAGACCCTCTCGCTCATCTGGTCCCGTCCCAATGGGCGCCGCGGCGACTGA